TTGATCGACTCGCCCACGTCGGTGCCGAGATTTTTGAGTTTCTTGGTGCCGAATACCAGTACCACTACCACCAGGATGACGATCCAGTGTTTCCAGTCAAAAATGCCCATGCTGCAAATCCTCTAGTAAAAGTTATTCAAGCGGACGGGCGCGAGGCCTTTTCGGCGTGCCCGGACAAGCCGAAGCGACGGTCCAGTTCATCCAGCACGGCCTGTGGATGCTGCCCCAGTTGGGCGAGCATGACCAGGCTATGGAACCACAAGTCGGCGGTCTCATAGATGACATCACTGCAATCGCCGCTGATTTGCGCGTCCTTGGCGGCGATGATGGTCTCGATGGACTCTTCGCCGAGTTTTTCCAGAATCTTGTTCAGGCCCTTGTGGTACAGGCTGGCGACGTAGGAGCTGTCGGCGTCCGCACCTTTGCGGTCCTCCAGCACCTGGGCCACACGGTTGAGGGTATCGCTCATGTTCAGTGTCCTGGCGAGTAGATGGCGTGCGGGTCTTTGAGCACCGGCTCTACAACCTTCCATTCGCCGTTCTCGAACACGCGATAGAAGCAGCTGTGGCGGCCGGTGTGGCAGGCGATGTCGCCGATCTGCTCGACCTTGAGGATCACCACGTCGGCGTCGCAGTCGATGCGCATCTCGTGCAGGGTTTGCACGTGCCCGGACTCTTCGCCCTTGCGCCACAGTTTGCCACGGGAACGTGACCAGTAAATGGCGCGCTGCTCAGTGGCGGTGAGGCTCAGGGCCTCGCGGTTCATCCAGGCCATCATCAGCACGCGCCCGGTCTTGTAGTCCTGGGCAATGGCCGGCACCAGGCCGTCACTGTCCCACTTGATCTCGTCCAGCCAGTCTTTCATCTTCGGCTCCGGCAATTTGCGACAGTGTATAACCGGATGGGCTATCGACGCACGATCAGATAAACACCCACGGCGACCATGATGCCGGCCGGCCAGTGGCCCAGTTGGTTCAGCGGTCCGCCAATGGCCAGCATTGCCCCGCCCACCAGGTGCGCGGCGCCCAGCAGGCGCAGGAACCAATCGTCCTTGCGCTTGCGCCATGGCGGTTCCGGGTCTTTGGCGTGGGGCTGGGACATGCGCTCCAGCAGGTCGCGGGTCATGTTGGCCAGGTGGGGCAGTTGTTCCATCTGGCTATGCAAGTTGCCCAGCATGGTCTTGGGGCTCATGCGCTCGCGCATCCAGCGTTCCAGGAAAGGCTGCGCGGTGTTCCACAGGTCAAGGTCCGGGTACAGCTGGCGGCCCAGGCCTTCGATATTGAGCAAGGTCTTTTGCAGCAACACCAACTGCGGCTGCACTTCCATATTGAAGCGCCGCGCGGTCTGGAACAGGCGCATCAGCACCTGGCCGAAGGAGATATCTTTCAGGGGCTTTTCAAAGATCGGCTCGCACACGGTGCGGATCGCCGCTTCGAATTCGTTGAGCTTGGTTTCCGCCGGCACCCAGCCCGAATCGATGTGCAACTGCGCCACGCGGCGGTAGTCGCGCTTGAAGAAGGCGAACAGGTTGCGCGCCAGGTAGTCCTGGTCTTCCGGGGTCAGGCTGCCGACGATGCCGCAGTCGATCGCGATGTACTGCGGGCTCCAAGGGTTGACGGTGCTGACGAAGATATTGCCGGGGTGCATGTCGGCGTGGAAGAAACTGTCGCGGAACACTTGGGTGAAGAAAATCTCCACGCCGCGCTCGGCAAGCATCTTCATATCGGTGCGCTGGTCGGCCAGGGTGGCGAGGTCGGTGACCTGCACGCCGTAGATGCGCTCCATCACCAGCACTTTCGGGCGGCACCAGTCCCAATACACCTGCGGCACGTACAGCAACGGCGAACCTTCGAAGTTGCGCTTGAGCTGGCTGGCGTTGGCTGCTTCGCGCAGCAGGTCGAGTTCGTCGTAGATGGTTTTCTCGTAGTCGGCGACCACGTCCACCGGGTGCAGCAGGCGCGCATCGGCAGAGAAACGTTCGGCGGCGCGGGCCAGGATAAACAGCCACGCCAGGTCCTGGCCGATGATCGGCTTGAGGCCCGGACGGATCACCTTCACCACCACTTCTTCGCCGCTCTTCAACTGTGCGGCGTGCACTTGCGCCACCGAGGCCGAGGCCAGCGGTTCGACGTCGAAGCGGCTGAACACCTCGCTGATCTTCTTGCCCAGTTGCTCTTCGATCAGCTTCATCGACTGCTGGGAATCGAACGGCGGCACGCGATCCTGCAGCAGCATCAGTTCGTCGGCGATGTCTTCGGGCAGCAGGTCGCGGCGCGTGGAGAGGATCTGCCCGAATTTGATAAAGATCGGCCCCAGGTCCTGCAAGGCCAGGCGCAGGCGCGCGCCCCGGCTTAGTTCCAGCTGTTTGCGCGGGAACCAGCGCCACGGCAGCACATAGCGCACTGCCAGCAGGAACCACGGCAGGGGCAGGGCGAACAGCAGGTCATCGAGGCGGTAGCGGATTACGACGCGCTGGATACGGAACAAACGGCGGACGGCGAGCAGCTTCATGCGTTATCGCTTGGATCAAGGGAACGGCTCAGGCGCTCGAAGCGGGCCTCGAGGCGTTCCAGGTCGATTTTGGCCTTGTCGAGCTCACGAAAGCGCGCTTGCGCTTCGCGTTCTCCGACCAGGGTGCGCGATTCTTCGCTCAGGTATTCGGCAAGGTTCTGGTTGAGGCTGGCGAACCCCTGCTGGTACCAGCGCGTGCGACTGCGCAGGTGCCCGCTGATCAACTGGGTGGCGACGGGGCCGATCCAGCGGGACAGCTCGTATTC
This genomic window from Pseudomonas marginalis contains:
- the ubiB gene encoding ubiquinone biosynthesis regulatory protein kinase UbiB, translating into MKLLAVRRLFRIQRVVIRYRLDDLLFALPLPWFLLAVRYVLPWRWFPRKQLELSRGARLRLALQDLGPIFIKFGQILSTRRDLLPEDIADELMLLQDRVPPFDSQQSMKLIEEQLGKKISEVFSRFDVEPLASASVAQVHAAQLKSGEEVVVKVIRPGLKPIIGQDLAWLFILARAAERFSADARLLHPVDVVADYEKTIYDELDLLREAANASQLKRNFEGSPLLYVPQVYWDWCRPKVLVMERIYGVQVTDLATLADQRTDMKMLAERGVEIFFTQVFRDSFFHADMHPGNIFVSTVNPWSPQYIAIDCGIVGSLTPEDQDYLARNLFAFFKRDYRRVAQLHIDSGWVPAETKLNEFEAAIRTVCEPIFEKPLKDISFGQVLMRLFQTARRFNMEVQPQLVLLQKTLLNIEGLGRQLYPDLDLWNTAQPFLERWMRERMSPKTMLGNLHSQMEQLPHLANMTRDLLERMSQPHAKDPEPPWRKRKDDWFLRLLGAAHLVGGAMLAIGGPLNQLGHWPAGIMVAVGVYLIVRR
- the hisI gene encoding phosphoribosyl-AMP cyclohydrolase, with amino-acid sequence MKDWLDEIKWDSDGLVPAIAQDYKTGRVLMMAWMNREALSLTATEQRAIYWSRSRGKLWRKGEESGHVQTLHEMRIDCDADVVILKVEQIGDIACHTGRHSCFYRVFENGEWKVVEPVLKDPHAIYSPGH
- a CDS encoding phosphoribosyl-ATP diphosphatase: MSDTLNRVAQVLEDRKGADADSSYVASLYHKGLNKILEKLGEESIETIIAAKDAQISGDCSDVIYETADLWFHSLVMLAQLGQHPQAVLDELDRRFGLSGHAEKASRPSA